A stretch of Triticum aestivum cultivar Chinese Spring chromosome 1D, IWGSC CS RefSeq v2.1, whole genome shotgun sequence DNA encodes these proteins:
- the LOC123181140 gene encoding vacuolar protein sorting-associated protein 52 A isoform X10, translating into MATMVEGNLGHIEQDLIQDYIKDNDSLVLLHDQIHDCDIVLSQIGSLLSGFQVHIGSLSSELRSLHEKSLDLGVRLKNRKLAETKLAAFVEEIVAPPGLVNAIIDGEVNDDYIKSLNMLSKKLRFAQVDPLLNASKALKDIKQELERLRKKALSKVSAYVIGIFSSMRKPGTNIQILQQNLLQKYRHLVLFLKEHGIEKYNDVCAAYVDKMNKVLSEDFRVYLEALESLKLDIGVSTDVIGYDANVVDLIPRGREQLRNHRFMFSLGERSNILKEIDQPGLVPCISEANSLKYPYEVIFRSLQKLLMDTASSEYIFIKAFFRDESMFYRVFEDHLIGQSIYGFDQLWLKQLDNPTCQHHRGGPGPVAVIDENMKLTLANSHDAICLMLMICITKKHQLVMSNRRLPCLDTYLDKALIYLWPRFKTVFDMYIQSLYQCDAKMLWVDGTHPHHIVRCYMEFTASLIQLNAECGDGQLDMSLKRLRLAVDDLLVRFAEKFATQKLKHLFLLNNCDMAISILKEAGEEAKELRRYFEEKLESNLVSFVDELLMEYFGDLIKFVKNHISEDLISYTECPNIADVEPVVKNFAVKWRTALELMHNEVVTCCSNFVSGMAILKAAMAQLLNDYNRLSECVKMIPGGSSLNRNLVSITSISYEIRKYSRTL; encoded by the exons GTTCACATTGGTTCTTTAAGCTCGGAACTTAGAAGTCTCCACGAGAAATCCTTGGACTTGGGTGTGAGGCTGAAGAACCGGAAG TTGGCTGAGACAAAGCTTGCAGCATTTGTCGAAGAAATTGTCGCTCCTCCTGGTTTGGTGAATGCTATAATTGATGGAGAG GTAAATGATGATTATATCAAAAGTCTAAACATGTTGAGCAAAAAGTTAAGATTTGCTCAAGTTGATCCATTGCTTAATGCATCAAAAGCTCTGAAAGATATTAAGCAAGAACTGGAAAGGCTTCGGAAAAAGGCACTATCAAAG GTGTCCGCCTATGTCATTGGGATATTCTCTTCCATGAGAAAGCCTGGAACTAATATCCAGATACTTCAACAAAATTTGCTTCAGAAGTATAG GCATCTTGTTCTCTTTCTTAAAGAGCATGGAATCGAGAAATATAATGATGTCTGTGCAGCATATGTTGATAAAATGAACAAG GTGCTGAGTGAAGATTTTCGTGTGTACCTAGAAGCATTGGAGAGTTTGAAGCTAGATATTGGTGTATCCACTGATGTGATTGGATATGACGCCAATGTCGTAGACCTTATACCAAGGGGGAGAGAGCAACTGAGAAATCATCGTTTCATGTTTTCTTTAGGTGAACGATCAAACATTTTGAAG GAGATTGATCAGCCTGGCTTGGTACCTTGTATATCTGAAGCTAATTCCTTGAAATACCCATATGAAGTTATTTTTAGGAGCCTACAAAAGCTTCTGATGGACACTGCTAGCTCTGA GTATATTTTTATCAAAGCATTCTTTCGCGATGAGTCGATGTTTTATCGAGTTTTTGAAG ATCACCTGATTGGGCAGTCAATTTATGGTTTTGATCAATTGTGGTTGAAGCAGCTCGACAACCCAACATGCCAACATCACAGAGGAGGCCCAG GACCTGTTGCAGTAATTGATGAAAACATGAAGCTTACTCTTGCAAATAGTCATGATGCAATATGCCTGATGCTCATGATCTGCATAACTAAAAAGCACCAG CTGGTTATGTCCAACAGGCGGCTTCCTTGTCTAGATACATATTTGGATAAG GCTCTGATCTATCTCTGGCCACGTTTCAAGACAGTGTTTGACATGTATATTCAAAGCTTGTACCAATGTGATGCGAAAATGTTATGGGTGGATGGGACCCATCCACACCACATTGTAAGGTGCTACATGGAGTTCACAGCATCTCTTATTCAACTTAATGCTGAATGTGGAGATGGTCAG CTTGATATGAGCTTGAAAAGGTTGCGGTTAGCTGTTGATGATCTACTTGTTAGATTTGCCGAAAAGTTTGCAACTCAGAAACTGAAACACCTGTTTCTTTTGAATAATTGTGACATGGCCATCTCTATCCTGAAG GAAGCTGGTGAAGAAGCAAAAGAACTGCGAAGATATTTTGAAGAGAAGCTGGAAAGTAACCTGGTGTCATTTGTG GATGAATTGCTCATGGAGTATTTTGGTGATTTAATTAAATTTGTGAAGAACCACATTT CCGAAGACCTAATTTCTTACACTGAGTGCCCAAACATTGCTGATGTTGAGCCGGTTGTGAAGAACTTCGCCGTGAAGTGGAGAACTGCTCTAGAGCTCATGCACAATGAAGTTGTAACTTGTTGCAGTAACTTTGTGTCTGGTATGGCGATTCTAAAAGCAGCAATGGCTCAGTTGCTTAATGACTACAACAGACTCTCAGAATGTGTGAAGATGATCCCAGGTGGATCTTCTTTGAACAGGAATCTGGTTTCTATCACCTCGATTTCATACGAAATCAGGAAATATTCAAGAACACTCTAG